In Sphaeramia orbicularis chromosome 3, fSphaOr1.1, whole genome shotgun sequence, a genomic segment contains:
- the LOC115411569 gene encoding alanine aminotransferase 2-like produces MSLSRRSALVLRRSRCFYPRLWEQGRAGAHGPTRLEDAPRRFSTAEVSKVEPGDPGRMRERTLTMATLNPQVKAVEYAVRGPIVLKAADIERMLQQGVKQPFSEVIKANIGDAHAMGQQPITFLRQVVALCCFPELLDSPVFPDDAKQRAQRILQDCGGQSLGSYSASQGVQCIRQDIADYISRRDQGVPSDWNNIYLTTGASDGIMSILKLLVSGHGSSRTGVMIPIPQYPLYSAAISELEAVQVNYYLDEANCWALDVEELQRAYLEAKQHCQPRVLCIINPGNPTGQVQSRKCIEEVLHFAYEENLFVMADEVYQDNVYSSDCEFHSFRRSCMRWARSISTTWNWPRSTPPPKATPESVGSVEDTWRF; encoded by the exons ATGAGTCTGTCCCGGAGGTCTGCGCTGGTCCTGCGCCGGAGCCGGTGCTTTTATCCGCGGCTGTGGGAGCAGGGCCGCGCCGGGGCGCACGGGCCTACCCGCCTGGAGGACGCACCCAGGCGGTTCAGCACGGCCGAGGTGTCCAAGGTAGAACCCGGAGACCCCGGTAGGATGCGGGAGAGGACCCTGACCATGGCCACCCTCAACCCGCAGGTGAAGGCCGTGGAGTACGCGGTCCGGGGACCCATCGTCCTGAAGGCGGCGGACATAGAGAGGATGCTGCAGCAG GGAGTGAAACAGCCGTTCTCTGAGGTCATCAAAGCCAACATCGGTGACGCTCACGCCATGGGTCAGCAGCCAATCACCTTCCTCCGTCAG GTGGTGGCTCTGTGCTGTTTCCCTGAACTCTTGGACAGTCCAGTTTTCCCCGACGACGCCAAACAGAGAGCTCAGCGGATCCTCCAGGACTGTGGAGGCCAGAGTCTGG GTTCGTACAGTGCCAGTCAGGGGGTGCAATGCATCCGTCAGGACATTGCAGACTACATCTCCCGTAGAGACCAGGGCGTTCCTTCAGACTGGAATAACATCTACCTCACCACCGGGGCCAGCGATGGCATCATG AGCATCCTCAAACTGCTGGTCTCAGGTCACGGCAGCTCCAGAACCGGTGTGATGATCCCCATCCCTCAGTACCCGCTCTACTCCGCCGCCATCTCCGAGCTGGAGGCGGTGCAGGTTAATTACTATCTGGATGAGGCTAATTGCTGGGCGCTGGATGTTGAGGAGCTGCAGAGGGCTTATCTGGAGGCCAAACAGCACTGCCAACCCAGAGTCCTATGCATCATCAACCCTGGAAACCCCACAG GTCAGGTGCAGAGCAGGAAGTGCATAGAGGAGGTTCTGCACTTCGCCTATGAGGAAAACCTGTTTGTCATGGCTGATGAG GTCTACCAGGACAACGTCTACTCCTCAGACTGTGAGTTCCACTCCTTTAGAAGATCCTGTATGAGATGGGCCCGGAGTATTTCAACAACGTGGAACTGGCCTCGTTCCACTCCACCTCCAAAGGCTACACCGGAGA GTGTGGGTTCCGTGGAGGATACATGGAGATTCTGA
- the LOC115411601 gene encoding LOW QUALITY PROTEIN: CUGBP Elav-like family member 1 (The sequence of the model RefSeq protein was modified relative to this genomic sequence to represent the inferred CDS: inserted 3 bases in 3 codons; deleted 2 bases in 1 codon) codes for MNGSLDHPDQPDVDAIKMFVGQIPRSWSEDQLRLFEPFGAVYEINVLRDRSQNPPQSKGCCFITYYTRKSALEAQNALHNMKILPGMHHPIQMKPADSEKNTAVEDRKLFIGMISKKCNENDIRLMFSPYGQIEECRILRGPDGLSRGCAFVTFTARQMAQSAIKSMHQSQTMEGCSSPIVVKFADTQKDKEQKRMAQQLQQQMQQLSAASMWGNLTGFNSLGPQYLALYLQLLQQSASTGNALNNLHPISGLNAMQNLAALAAAATATQATPTGSSAMTTSSSPLSALTSSGSSPTSSTSSSVNPMTSLGALQSLAAGAGAGLNXGSLAGMAALNGNLSSGGLSNGSGSTMEALSQAYXGIQQYAAAALPSLYNQSLLSQQSISAAGSQKEGPEGANLFIYHLPQEFGDQDLLQMFMPFGNVISAKVFIDKHXHLSKCFGFVSYDNPVSSQAAIQSMNGFQIGMKRLKVQLKRSKNDSKPY; via the exons ATGAATGGGTCTCTGGATCACCCGGACCAACCAGATGTGGACGCCATCAAGATGTTTGTGGGCCAGATCCCACGGTCCTGGTCTGAGGATCAGCTTCGGCTGTTTGAACCTTTTGGAGCCGTCTATGAGATTAATGTTCTCCGAGATCGAAGTCAGAATCCACCACAGAGCAAAG GCTGTTGTTTTATAACTTATTACACTCGCAAATCAGCCTTGGAGGCACAGAACGCTCTGCACAACATGAAGATTCTGCCAGGG ATGCACCATCCGATCCAGATGAAACCTGCTGACAGTGAAAA AAATACAGCAGTTGAAGACAGAAAGCTGTTCATTGGAATGATCTCCAAGAAGTGTAACGAGAACGACATTCGCCTGATGTTTTCACCGTATGGACAGATAGAGGAGTGTCGGATACTCAGAGGCCCCGACGGACTCAGTCGTG gatgTGCGTTTGTGACGTTCACTGCTCGACAGATGGCCCAGTCAGCGATCAAGTCTATGCACCAGTCCCAGACCATGGAG gGCTGTTCTTCACCCATTGTGGTGAAATTTGCAGACACTCAGAAAGACAAGGAGCAGAAACGCATGGCTCAACAGTTACAACAGCAGATGCAGCAGCTCAGCGCTGCGTCTATGTGGGGAAACCTGACGGGGTTCAACAGTCTGGGGCCACAGTATTTAGCA CTTTACTTACAGTTGCTGCAGCAGTCAGCCTCCACAGGAAATGCACTCAACAACCTGCACCCCATATCAG GTCTTAATGCCATGCAGAATCTGGCCGCTTTAGCAGCAGCAGCGACCGCCACACAGGCCACGCCCACAGGCTCCAGTGCCATGACGACATCAAGCAGCCCATTAAGTGCACTAACAAGCTCAG GCTCCTCCCCCACCTCC AGCACCTCCTCCTCCGTCAACCCCATGACGTCCCTGGGGGCTCTGCAGTCTCTGGCTGCTGGTGCTGGAGCCGGCCTTA ATGGCTCCCTGGCAG GAATGGCTGCGCTGAATGGAAACCTGAGCTCAGGAGGTTTGTCCAACGGCTCCGGTAGCACCATGGAGGCTCTGAGCCAGGCGT TCGGCATCCAGCAGTACGCCGCCGCCGCCCTGCCCAGCCTCTACAACCAGAGCCTGTTGTCCCAGCAGAGCATCTCCGCCGCCGGCAGCCAGAAGGAAG GTCCAGAAGGTGCCAACCTGTTCATTTACCACCTGCCCCAGGAGTTTGGAGACCAGGACCTGCTCCAGATGTTCATGCCCTTTGGAAACGTCATCTCAGCTAAGGTCTTCATCGACAAAC AACACCTCAGCAAGTGTTTCG GCTTTGTGAGTTACGACAACCCGGTGTCGTCGCAGGCGGCCATCCAGTCGATGAACGGCTTCCAGATCGGCATGAAGAGGCTGAAGGTGCAGCTGAAGCGTTCAAAGAATGACAGCAAGCCCTACTGA